GCCTCCTCCGCGCGCCCCTGTGAGCGGCGCACGGTGCCCAGTTCCACGCGCACGTCCGCGACCTCCAGGGCCTCCGGGCCGAAGCGCTTCTCCAGGAAGGACAGCGCGCGGGTGAGCTGCTCGTGCGCCTCCGGGTAGCGGCCCTGGCGCGACAACAGCCGTCCCAGGTTCATGGCGAGCGCGCCGGCCAGCTCCCTGCTGGCGCCCAGCCGTTCCACCGCCGCGCTGGCGCGCTCCGCGGCCTGCTGCCCCTGGGCGTAATGGTCCAGCCGTTCGCCCGTCACGCGCACCGCCAGCGTCCACGCGCGAGCGGCGGCGTCGTCGTTGCGGCCGGCCTCCGCGGTCCACGCGGCCTGGAGCACCGTGGCCTCCGCGCCCCGGTAGTCCCCGGCCCCGTCCTTCAGCTCCGCGAGCAGCAGCAGCGCGTCCGCGGCACCTGACCAGTCCCCCGCGGCGCGCGCGGCCTGGGCCACCGGCTCCACGCGCGCCACGCCCTGCGAATAGCGGCCAGCGGCGCGCAGCGCCCTCGCGTCCACGAGCGCCTGGAGCAGCGCGACCGTGCGGTCCCTGGCTGCCGGGTCGTCGGGTGAGGATTGGCCGCGCGACGTCAGCGCCTCCACGTCCGAGCAGCCCGCCAGCGGCGTCAGCCCCTCCACCGCGCGCGGCGCCCGCTCCACCAGGTCCGGATCCGCCTGAGTGAACAACTGCGTGAGCGCGGCCACGTCCGCGAGCCGCGCGTCCAGGCAGCGCATGCGCAGCGCCATCACCGCTTCGCTCTGCTCGTGGCGCACGCGGGTGGCTTCGCAGGCCGCCGTGCGCGTCGTCACCCACGCGGCGGTGTACGCGTCCAGCCCCCGGCGCACGTGCCGGAAGGCGTCGTGCGCGAAGCGGCGCTGGGTGCCGATGAAGGCCGCCTCCACCGCCTGCTGCCGGGGAGCGTCCCACACGCCGTCCATGGCGCGCGCGGCGCCCTCGCAGCCCGTGACGTCGCGGCCGTGGAGGACATGCGTGAGCCCCACCGCGGACAGGAGCAGCAGCGACGCGCCCGCCACGCGCAGCCGCCGCGTCCGGCGCGCCGCCGGGTCCGACTCCAGCGCGGCGATGAGCGCCTCCATGGACGCGTGGCGGTCCTCGGGCTTCACCGACAGGCCCTTCACCACCACCTTGCGCAGCCACTGCGGCACGCCGGAGTGCCGGGGCACGCTCTTCACGCGCCCCGCGTGCACCGCCTGGGACAGCTCCTCCACCGTGGTGCCCGCGAAGGGGCGCTCGCCGTAGAGGCCTTCGTAGAGCGCGGCGCAGAAGCCGAACTGGTCGCTGCGCGCGTCGGTGCGCTCCTCCGGCGGGAACTGCTCTGGAGCCATGTACGCGGGCGTGCCGCCCTCCATGGCGCGCGGATGCGTGGGGCTTCCCGGCATCAGCGGCGGGGCCACGGCGCCGAACATGATGCGCGACAGGCCAAAGTCGGTGACGCGCACGCGGCCGTCCTGGCCCACGAGGATGTTCTCCGGCTTCACGTCGCCGTGCACGACGCCCACCGCGTGCGCGGCGGCGAGCCCCCGGGCCACGGCGAGGAAGAGCTCCACCACCTGGCGCCACGGGTGCGGACCGTCGTGCTCCCACTTGCGCAGCGTGTGCGCGTCCACCAGCTCCATGGCCAGGAAGACCTGCCGGCCGAAGGTGCCCACGTCGAAGACGGAGACGACGTGCGGGTGGGAGACGCGGGCCATGGCCTGCGCCTCGCGCAGCACCTGCGTGCGTCCGGCCTCCGCGCCCAGCCCCAGCGCCTCCACCTGGAGGAGCTTGAGCGCAACGCGGCGGTCCAGCTCCGGGTCATAGGCGGCGTACACGACGCTCATCCCGCCCACGCCCAGCATCTCCAGGATGAGGTAGCGGCCCACCGCCGTGCCACGCGCGAGCGGCGGCGTGGGCAGCCTCAGGCGCAGCTTCTTTCCGCGCCAGGGGTCCACGGCCAGCGTCGCCAGCTGGCTGTCGAGGACCTCCTCCTCCGGAGCAGCACCGGAGTCCGCGGGCGGCTGCACCTTCAGCGCCTCGGACACCATGCGCCGGCAGGAGGGACACGTGTCCAGGTGCTCGTCGACGAGCGCGGCCCTGTCGGAGGGCAGCGTCCCGAGCAGGAGGTCCATGAACGTGGGTTCGTCCAGACAGGCGAGGGGCATGGGAGGCACTTGGAGGGCGGCAGCACAGCAGGAGTCACGGCGGGCGTCGAGTCACCCCCGGGACGTTTCATGCGTTGAAGGGTTGCCTGCTCGGCGGGTGGGACGTCGGTTCGCGAACGCACGCGCCCCAATGTGTTGAGACAGGGGGCGCTTTCTGGGAAGTGTCCGAGCATGCGGCGGTTGCGACGTCTCGGATGGGCCGGACTGATATCGCTGGCGCTGCACGCCCTCATCTTCGGGCTGTTGTGGGCGCTGGACCCTCATCCGTCGCCCACCGGACGCACGGCCCGGCTGCGCGAGAAGGCGGTCGAGGTGGAGATCATCACCTCCCCTTCCGTCACCCCGGCGCCCCCGCCGGCCCCGGCACCTCCGGTCCGGGAGCCCGCCACGCCGCCGTCCGGCATCGCGACCCGTGAGCCGCCGAAGAGCGCCCTGCCCCCCGTGGCGACACGCGAGGCGCCGGAGTCCGCACCGCCGCCCGTCAAACCGCGCGCGCCGACGAAGGACGTGCCGACGGAGCCACCGCCAGCGACCGCGACGCGCGAACCCTCGGAGCCGCCGCCTCCTGTCGCGACGCGTGAACCCTCGGAGCCGCCGCCTCCCGTCGCGACGCGCGAGCCTGCTCCTTCCGAAGACGCTCCGCGCGCGCCCGCGGACGACCTTCCACGCCTGGACATCGCGACCCGCGCGCCCACCGCGGACGGGGACCGGCCCACGGTGGATGCTCCACGCGCGCCGACTCCGGGCTCTCTTCCCTCGAACCTGCTCCCCTCGCCCGGCTCGAGCACGGGGGTCATCATCACGACGCCGGAGAACTCCCGGGGCGGAGGCCGCACGCTGCGCCCCGGCGACCCCAGCCTGTCCGCCGAATCCCTCGCCGCCGAGGAACACGCACGCGTGTCGGAGCGCGTGCAGGGCATCGTCGACGAACGCCGCGCGCGCGACCGCGTGGACACCGGCCGCATCCATCCCTATTTCGGCCAGCTGCGCGCGCAGCTGGAGAAGCAGATGGACGCCCCGCCCCTCTTCGACATGCCCAGCTTCCCCAAGCAGCTGCTGTACTCCTACGCGGAGAAGGCCCGGCAGTTCGGCGCCAGCGGCTCCCCGGGAGCCATGCCCGGGCCTCGCAAGCCCCCCAAGCCGGGCGAGCTCCTCGCGAAGCGCGCCCGCGACGAGCCCGGCTACAACCGCCTGCGCGGCCTCTCCCAGGCGGGCGAGGAGCTCCAGGACTTCGCCCACGGCGTCAGCACGATGAAGCTCACCGTCACGCTGGAGCTGCTCCAGGGCCCGGACGGCCTGCTGCGCGAGGTGAAGCTCATCAGCCGCAGCGGCAACCGCGCCTACGACGACTACGTGCTCCAGGCCGTCCCGCCCGCGCTGGGGAAGTCCGCCGCGCCGCCCCCGGACGCGATGGGCGTGCACACGGACGGCATCCGCAGCGTGTGGGCCGTGGAGGGCCGCGTCGTCTACGTGCGCAAGGTCAGCGAGATGAAGAAGGGCGCGGACAACATCTACCTCGCCGCCCTCACCGCCGCGGGGCTCCTCGCCGGCAACTTCGATGAGACCACCGGCGAGGTCTACGTCATCGACGTGCGCAACCCGCACTTCGAATGCCGCTCGCGCCTGCTGCGCGTCTACTGACTCAGGGCGTGAACGCCGCCGGCCACCGCACGCCGCCGCCCAGGGGCAGCAGCGCCTCCGCCACGTCGAGCAGCGCCCCATCCATCCACCGGCGCCCCACCAGCTGCGCCCCCACCGGCAGGCCCGCCGCCGTGCGCCCCAGCGGGAACACCACCACGGGGCTCCCCGTCGCGTTGAACAGGCAGGTGAACCCGCCCAACGACTCCAGGTAGTCGCGAGGCGCTCCGTCCACGTCCACCGGCGCACCGAACGGCGTGTGCGGCGGCGCGGCCGTCAGTGCCACCGGCACGAGCCACGCGTCCCAGCCGGACAGGAAGTCCTCCAGCAGGCCGATGTGCACATCCCGCTGGCTGAGCGCCGTGCCGTAGCCCGTCATGTCCACGCGGGTGCCCTGCAAGATGGCCTTCGCCAGCAGGTCGCGCTCGAAGGGAAGGAACTGCTGCTGGTAGCCCTCGCGCACGGGCGGAGGCAGGGGCGCGCCCACCTCGGCGCCCTCTATCAGCCCCCACACCTCCACCAGGTCCGTGAAGTCCTGCCCCGGCGGAACGGCCTGCTCCACCACGACGCCCTCCGCGCGGGCAGCGGCGGTGAAGCGCTGGAACAGCGCCCGCGTCTCGCGGTCGGCCTGGAAGGGTCCCAGCGTGTCCGCCCACGCCAGCCTCAGGCCCTTCAAGGCCCGAGGCTTCGCGGCCCCCACCGGCACGACGGGAGGCACCTCCGGGGCGCGCGGGTCCGCGCCCTCGATGAGGGACAGGATGAGCCGCACGTCCGCCACCGAGCGCGCCAGCGGCCCCGCGCAGGCCATGTGGCGCACGTGGCGCGGCCCGCCCGGCGGATCCGGGATGTGCCCGAAGGTGGAGACGCGGTGCTCCGTGGGCTTGATGCCCACGATGCCGCAGTAGTGCGCCGGCTGCCGGATGGAGCCGCCAATGTCGCTGCCCACCTCGAACGGCGTGAGCCCCGCCGCCACCGCCACCGCCGCGCCACCGCTGGAGCCGCCCGGCGTGCGCCCCAGGTCATGCGGGTTGTTCGTCCGGCCCCAGAGCGGTCCGTCCGTCTGGAAGTCCCCCGCGAACGGCGGCAGGTTCGTCTTGCCGAAGAGGATGGCCCCCGCCGCCTTGAGCCGGGCCACCACGGTCGCGTCCTGCGCGGGCACGTACTCCGCGAAGCCCGGATGGGCGGCCGTCGTGCGCAGGCCCCCGGTGCTGAACGCGTCCTTCACCGTGAAGGGCACGCCGTGCAGCGGCCCCCACAGCTCTCCTCGGGCGAGCGCCGCGTCCGCCTCTTCCGCCCGCTTCCGGGCCTGCGCCTCGTCCCACGTCACCACGGCATTGAGCGCGGGGTTGTGCGCCCGCGCGCGGGCGAGGAAGGCGTCCAGCACCTCCACCGAGGTGACGTGACGCTCGCGCAGGGCGGCGGCCAGCTCCGTCGTCGTGAGGGACACGAGCGCTCGCGCCCCCCCGGCGGTTCCGGATTCCTGCAGCGGGACCGATGATTTCATGTGAGTGCACTCCCCCGGAGGCGCGGCCCTCCCACGCCCCCGGTTCTACCAGCTCCTCAGCGCACCCGGGCCTGGGGAGCCGGCGACACCACGTAGGCGGACGCGGAGTCATCCACCTTCACCCTCGGTGGACGCCGGGACTCCTCGAAGAGGCGGTAGCCCGGCTCCAGGCCGCGCCAGAAGGCTTTTCGCGCATCGGGGACTCCGGAGAGAGCCTCCAGCGCCGCGAGCCCCGCCGCGTCCAGCCGGCGTGGGAAGAGGTGCACCGGCACGTCGCGGCCCATGCGCACGCGGGCCTCGGACACCATCACGTACAGCTCCTCGATGGGGCCGTCCTCGATGGCCAGGCAGCCGATGCTCACGCAGTCGCCGTGGATGTAGATGTCGCCCCCGGGCTTCGCGGCGCCCAGCTTGCGGTCCAGCGCGTTCGGGTAGCTCACCCGGAGGGACAGGTGGTACGCGCTCTTCGGATTGAAGAGGTCCACCGTGTAGAAGCCCTCCGGGACCTGCAGGTCGCCCTGGGCCCGCTTGGGGCCTACCTCCCCGGAGGCCGCGCAGACGGGGAAGGTGCGCACCTTCACCAGCGGCTGGCCCGGCCTGCCCGCCCAGACCTCCAGCTCGCGCTCGACCTTGAAGGCCCGCAGGTAGAGCTCCTCCGGGGGCCAGGACAGCCCCGCCGCCTTGAACGTCTGGACAAGACCGGCCGTCTGGCGCTTGCGGGCCGCCGCGACCCGGTCTTCCGCGTGCGCGCACAGCGAGGCCAACAGGACACCGCACGCGAGCAGGATTCTCATGGGCGGAATGCTCCTTTGCGGAAAACCGTTTGACGCCGGGCGGACGTCAATCCGGTCCCTGGGCAGGGATGGGCGGCGAACAGGCTACAGGCACAGGGGCACCCCTGGCCCCCTGCTTCCCAAGCTGCTAGCAAGCGGTACGTGGGCTTTCTGGATGACGTTCAGCGCAACGGCGATGGAAACCAGGGGCTGCCCGGTGTTCTCATCTCCAACGTGCATCATGGCGAGCAGGGGCCGCCGGTGTGCGCAACGACGGATGCTCCCCGCCCCGTGCCGTTCCGGCCTTTTGCCTAAGAATGAATGACTCCCTCGAGACCCTCCTCGCCGACGGCATCATCGACGCCGTCATCGGCCAGCTGAAGACGGGGAAGGAGGCGGAGGTGTGGCTCGTCCAGCACGCCGGCCAGGTGGTCGCAGCGAAGCTGTACAAGGAGCGCCACGAGCGCAACTTCCGCAACAACGCCGGCTACAAGGAAGGCCGCGAGGTGCGCAACTCGCGCACGCGCCGCGCCATGGAGAAGGGCAGCCGCTTCGGGCAGGCCGCCGCGGAAGAGGCGTGGAAGAACGCGGAAGCGGACTCGCTCTACAAGCTGCACGCACAGGGCGTGCGCGTGCCCACCCCGGTGATGTTCTACGAGGGCATCCTCCTGATGGAGCTGGTGCTGGACGCGGAAGGCCAGCCCGCGCCCCGGCTCGTGGAGGCCCCGCCCCAGACGCCCGAGGAGGCCGAGGCCCTCTACCTGGACTTGCGGGCCCAGGTGGTTCGCACCCTGTGCGCGGACCTCATTCATGGGGACCTGTCGCCCTACAACATCCTGATGAGCGGCAACGGCCCGACCATCATCGACTTTCCGCAGACGGTGGCGGCGGCGCGCAACAGCCAGGCGGAGTTCTACTTCCGCCGCGACCTGGACAACGTGCGGCAGTACCTGGCGGGCTTTTCGACCCGGCTGGCGGGCCGCTCGGGTGACACGGGCGAAATCTGGAACGCGTACGTGCGGCGCGAGCTGACGCCGGAGTTCGTGCCGTCGGGCACGTTCCGCGAGGCCCCGCGCCGGCAGGGCGCTGGCCGTCAGGCGTCCCGGCAGGAGCGGTTCCTCCAGCAGGAGGAGGCCCGGCGCAACGAGGCCCCTCCGGCTCCGGCGCCCGTGGCGGCGGTGGAGGAAGGGCTCAGCGCGGAGGAGGCGGAGCTGCGCGCGCTGGAGGCGCTGGTGCTGCGCCAGGGTGGCGGCGAGCGCGGGCGGCCCATCGTCACGGCGAGCCCGCGGGATGGGCGCCGGCGCGGTGGGTTTGGTGGCAAGCCGCCGCCGCGCACCGGCAATGCGCCGAGGCCCGGGAACGGCGGGCCCCCGCAGAACGCGGGAGCGCGTCCGCCCCAGGGCGGTGGCAACAACCGGCCCAACGGCAACAACAACGGGCGTCCGCAGCAGGGCGGGCCGCGCAACGGCGCTCCGGCGCAGGGCGCGACTGCTCCGGTGGCGCAGGGCGATGCGCGCATGAACGGCCGGCCGCAGCAGGGCGGGCCGCGCAACGGCAACCCGCGCAACGAACCGCGCCGTGATGGACGTCCGCCGCGCCAGCCCAACGGCGAGGCGCGCATGAACGGGCAGCCGATGGGCGACAACGCTCAGGCGCCGCGCATGAACGGCCAGCCGATGGGCGAGAACGTCCAGGCGTCACAGCAGAACGGCCGGCCGCCGCGCACGAACGGGCAGGCCTACAGCGAGAACGCTCAGGCGTCACAGCAGAACGGCCGGCCGCCGCGCATGAACGGGCAGGCGATGGGCGAGAACGTCCAGGCGTCACAGCAGAACGGCCGACCGCCGCGCACGAACGGGCAGGCCTACAGCGAGAACGCTCAGGCTTCGCAGCAGAACAGCCGACCGCCGCGCACGAACGGGCAGGCCTACAGCGAGAACGCTCAGGCTTCGCAGCAGAACGGCCGACCGCCGCGCATGAACGGGCAGTCCCGCGGTGGTGAGGCAGGCATGAACGGCCAGCCGCGCATGAACGGACAGTCCCGCGGCGGTGAGGCGGGCTTGAACGGCCAGCCGCGCATGAATGGACAGTCTCGCGGCGGTGAGGCGGGCTTGAACGGCCAGCCGCGCATGAACGGGCAGCCGTCTGGCGAGCACGGTCAGGAGTCGCAGCAGAACGGCCGGCCGCCGCGCATGAATGGCAGGTCTCGTGGCGGCGAGTCGGGCCTGAACGGTCCGTCGCGCCAGAACGAGCAGCCGTATGGTGGCGAGGCGGGCCTGAACGGTTCGCCGCGCATGAACGGCCAGCCGCATGGCGGCGAGTCGGATGTGAACGGCCCGTCGCAATCGCAGAACGGCAACGGCCGGCCGCCTCGCAACGAGTGGCGCGCGAACGGGCGTCCGCAGCAGAACGGCGGGCCCCGCCAGGATGGGCCGGGGGCGCAGTCGCGCATGAATGGCCGGCCTCCGCGCAACAACGGCTCCTTCCAGGACGACGCTCCGCAGCAGAACGACGAGCCGCGCCAGAATGGCCGGGGTCCGGGCTCGGGTCCCCGCGAGGCGCGCGGCAACCTGCCCAACAACGGTCCCCGGATGCCCCGTCAGGGCCCGGAGCGCGGCGCGGGACGTTCGTCCCGGGGTTCCGCGCCCCAGGTGAGCTACGTGGCCCGCCCACCGGCAGCCTCGTCCTCGAACCCCGAGACGGGCTCCTCCTAGCCTTCGGTCGGGGGAGCGCCCCACCAGGCCTCCCCGCCAGCGGCACACCGCACGAACCTGTCCGACTGTCCGACAGGTTTGGAAGCCCCTGAGACGGCCACGTCACCCGCAGTGGCCGAGAGGCCCCCGGGGCCAACCGGACCGCGGAAACCTGTCCGACAGTCGGACAGGTTTAGAGGACCGCGATGCCGCCGCCGGCCACCACCCGTGCCTGGCGGCTTCGAGCGACAGCTGGACCGCGGAAACCTGTCCGACAGGTTTGGACGATGCGAGGCCCGCCCCGTCACCCGCCGTGGCCGGGGGCTCCGGCGCCAGCCGGACCGCGGAAACCTGTCCGACTGTCGGACAGGTTTTGACCCGCGCTGGCCGGGAGGTGCCGCCCTACTCCGCCTTCACCGGCGGCTGTTCGCGCGCCAGCTCCTCACGGAAGAACCGGCTGCCCTTCGCGAGCGTCTCCATGTACGGGCGCACGTCCTCGCGGGCTTCCGGGCTCAGCGTCGCGAACGGCGTCACGTGCGCGTCCGGCACGTAGCGGAACGTCAGGTTGATGCGCCGCGTGCGGAAGTCCGGCAGCTCCGGCGGCATCACGTGCCCCGCGCGCGTGTCCACCCGCTGCACCCGGTGGAACGTCTGCTCCTTCCACTGCGCCCCACCAAAGAGCTGCAGCGCCCCGTCATCCAGCCACTGCTCCAGCACCACCGCGTCCCGCTCGCCGGGTCGCGTGGACGTGACGAACTGGATGAGCGCGCGCTCGCCCAGGGACAGTGACGCCACCGGGCCCGGCTCGAAGTCCTTGTGCTCGCCCACGCGCGCGGTGTCCACCCAGCGCCCGTCCTCCAACCGGCTGCCGTAGAAGTTCACCAGGCACGTGTTGAGGTGCCAGCCCTGCGGCATGTCCGGGCCCCGGAACATCCGCCGCGCCAGCGCCTCCACCTTCTCGATCTGCCGCTGCAGCACCGCCGGGAACGGCTCCGCCTTCACGCAGCGGTTCTGCACACCCTTCGGGGGCCGGTAGTAGTCCAGGCACGCGAACTGCCAGTTGCCCAGCCAGTACACGGGCCTGAGCAAGCGCCGCTGCTGCTGC
This DNA window, taken from Corallococcus coralloides DSM 2259, encodes the following:
- a CDS encoding tetratricopeptide repeat protein, which codes for MPLACLDEPTFMDLLLGTLPSDRAALVDEHLDTCPSCRRMVSEALKVQPPADSGAAPEEEVLDSQLATLAVDPWRGKKLRLRLPTPPLARGTAVGRYLILEMLGVGGMSVVYAAYDPELDRRVALKLLQVEALGLGAEAGRTQVLREAQAMARVSHPHVVSVFDVGTFGRQVFLAMELVDAHTLRKWEHDGPHPWRQVVELFLAVARGLAAAHAVGVVHGDVKPENILVGQDGRVRVTDFGLSRIMFGAVAPPLMPGSPTHPRAMEGGTPAYMAPEQFPPEERTDARSDQFGFCAALYEGLYGERPFAGTTVEELSQAVHAGRVKSVPRHSGVPQWLRKVVVKGLSVKPEDRHASMEALIAALESDPAARRTRRLRVAGASLLLLSAVGLTHVLHGRDVTGCEGAARAMDGVWDAPRQQAVEAAFIGTQRRFAHDAFRHVRRGLDAYTAAWVTTRTAACEATRVRHEQSEAVMALRMRCLDARLADVAALTQLFTQADPDLVERAPRAVEGLTPLAGCSDVEALTSRGQSSPDDPAARDRTVALLQALVDARALRAAGRYSQGVARVEPVAQAARAAGDWSGAADALLLLAELKDGAGDYRGAEATVLQAAWTAEAGRNDDAAARAWTLAVRVTGERLDHYAQGQQAAERASAAVERLGASRELAGALAMNLGRLLSRQGRYPEAHEQLTRALSFLEKRFGPEALEVADVRVELGTVRRSQGRAEEALGLYERALGTVRGALGPEHPDVARIRLEQASVRWQQGDFVQSERLARGALALLERSLGQDHPQVADALNSLALALQYQGKREEALPLYERALGIAEKTEGRDSSTVAIIVNNIGTLLVHMGRLEEATQRFATALEQVEKSLGPDHPTLALVLRGMGQTLSYRNQPDQALPYFQRAAALQTSLPDDVNGGWTGALVDLGRTYMVLGRPREALAPLEQAVAGWERARPRPAERPAARYMLARALWDAKKDPARAVRLAAEARQEAGALPDDESSVPELRQAMDRWIARLPPAARRDIKAAMATPKPADPARDALVR
- a CDS encoding amidase, which encodes MKSSVPLQESGTAGGARALVSLTTTELAAALRERHVTSVEVLDAFLARARAHNPALNAVVTWDEAQARKRAEEADAALARGELWGPLHGVPFTVKDAFSTGGLRTTAAHPGFAEYVPAQDATVVARLKAAGAILFGKTNLPPFAGDFQTDGPLWGRTNNPHDLGRTPGGSSGGAAVAVAAGLTPFEVGSDIGGSIRQPAHYCGIVGIKPTEHRVSTFGHIPDPPGGPRHVRHMACAGPLARSVADVRLILSLIEGADPRAPEVPPVVPVGAAKPRALKGLRLAWADTLGPFQADRETRALFQRFTAAARAEGVVVEQAVPPGQDFTDLVEVWGLIEGAEVGAPLPPPVREGYQQQFLPFERDLLAKAILQGTRVDMTGYGTALSQRDVHIGLLEDFLSGWDAWLVPVALTAAPPHTPFGAPVDVDGAPRDYLESLGGFTCLFNATGSPVVVFPLGRTAAGLPVGAQLVGRRWMDGALLDVAEALLPLGGGVRWPAAFTP
- a CDS encoding L,D-transpeptidase family protein is translated as MRILLACGVLLASLCAHAEDRVAAARKRQTAGLVQTFKAAGLSWPPEELYLRAFKVERELEVWAGRPGQPLVKVRTFPVCAASGEVGPKRAQGDLQVPEGFYTVDLFNPKSAYHLSLRVSYPNALDRKLGAAKPGGDIYIHGDCVSIGCLAIEDGPIEELYVMVSEARVRMGRDVPVHLFPRRLDAAGLAALEALSGVPDARKAFWRGLEPGYRLFEESRRPPRVKVDDSASAYVVSPAPQARVR
- a CDS encoding RIO1 family regulatory kinase/ATPase, translated to MNDSLETLLADGIIDAVIGQLKTGKEAEVWLVQHAGQVVAAKLYKERHERNFRNNAGYKEGREVRNSRTRRAMEKGSRFGQAAAEEAWKNAEADSLYKLHAQGVRVPTPVMFYEGILLMELVLDAEGQPAPRLVEAPPQTPEEAEALYLDLRAQVVRTLCADLIHGDLSPYNILMSGNGPTIIDFPQTVAAARNSQAEFYFRRDLDNVRQYLAGFSTRLAGRSGDTGEIWNAYVRRELTPEFVPSGTFREAPRRQGAGRQASRQERFLQQEEARRNEAPPAPAPVAAVEEGLSAEEAELRALEALVLRQGGGERGRPIVTASPRDGRRRGGFGGKPPPRTGNAPRPGNGGPPQNAGARPPQGGGNNRPNGNNNGRPQQGGPRNGAPAQGATAPVAQGDARMNGRPQQGGPRNGNPRNEPRRDGRPPRQPNGEARMNGQPMGDNAQAPRMNGQPMGENVQASQQNGRPPRTNGQAYSENAQASQQNGRPPRMNGQAMGENVQASQQNGRPPRTNGQAYSENAQASQQNSRPPRTNGQAYSENAQASQQNGRPPRMNGQSRGGEAGMNGQPRMNGQSRGGEAGLNGQPRMNGQSRGGEAGLNGQPRMNGQPSGEHGQESQQNGRPPRMNGRSRGGESGLNGPSRQNEQPYGGEAGLNGSPRMNGQPHGGESDVNGPSQSQNGNGRPPRNEWRANGRPQQNGGPRQDGPGAQSRMNGRPPRNNGSFQDDAPQQNDEPRQNGRGPGSGPREARGNLPNNGPRMPRQGPERGAGRSSRGSAPQVSYVARPPAASSSNPETGSS
- a CDS encoding alpha-ketoglutarate-dependent dioxygenase AlkB produces the protein MALPPRRGPGSPLARKAAQRTPGHHYNASFLNSADRAEILAWLGTLHPLWEERYSKHFPPPEGQQQRRLLRPVYWLGNWQFACLDYYRPPKGVQNRCVKAEPFPAVLQRQIEKVEALARRMFRGPDMPQGWHLNTCLVNFYGSRLEDGRWVDTARVGEHKDFEPGPVASLSLGERALIQFVTSTRPGERDAVVLEQWLDDGALQLFGGAQWKEQTFHRVQRVDTRAGHVMPPELPDFRTRRINLTFRYVPDAHVTPFATLSPEAREDVRPYMETLAKGSRFFREELAREQPPVKAE